The following coding sequences lie in one Spinacia oleracea cultivar Varoflay chromosome 1, BTI_SOV_V1, whole genome shotgun sequence genomic window:
- the LOC110802972 gene encoding ankyrin repeat-containing protein BDA1-like: MEMEKRLYEAALEGSVSNLKALIQEDPLILDRISPTFFQDTPLHVATLRGHFEFARAVLGRNPRLATEADSLGHLPLHVASTKGHLEIVQELTRVIPSSCLARSKDGKLPLHLAIMKGVRVEVVSVLAQACLESTRSRLDRGDTALHLCVKYENLDAFQVILEELMKGEIIDGNNLLNAKNDDGNTVLHLAALQKHFEMMKHLLATPGIEPNAMNNNGLTSLDLVENSPRDLRGLELLNFLLRSNAMQRSTNLHSSLTPIETQPLTSHSGPFRPKKSWKIFFTFNGNNQLEDMKGEIIIIAAIIAATNALPMIYMRVNGPDLTEQYSTNSASFVPAVTIMSLLIAGFPLSNKLCAWVVIQSLYTSMGFLGLDYLGAIVSNEGRYSSVNFVFVFVSIWFGLLMLVSALNIIRLVVWIVTSIKMCMKRRRLRGRRDNGLTNP; the protein is encoded by the exons ATGGAAATGGAGAAGAGATTGTATGAAGCTGCTCTTGAAGGAAGTGTGTCAAACTTGAAAGCCTTAATACAAGAAGACCCTTTAATTCTTGATAGAATTTCCCCAACTTTTTTTCAAGATACACCTTTACACGTTGCAACCTTACGCGGGCACTTTGAGTTTGCACGTGCCGTACTCGGTCGCAACCCCCGGCTCGCCACCGAGGCTGACTCGCTCGGCCACTTGCCCCTCCATGTTGCTTCCACTAAGGGGCACTTGGAGATCGTCCAAGAactgacacgtgtcattccaaGTTCGTGTCTGGCTCGTAGCAAGGATGGGAAGTTGCCCCTTCACTTGGCAATAATGAAAGGGGTCCGAGTTGAAGTGGTGAGCGTGTTGGCTCAAGCGTGTCTTGAGTCGACTCGGTCGAGATTGGATAGAGGAGATACAGCTTTGCACTTGTGTGTCAAGTATGAAAACTTGGATGCTTTTCAAGTGATATTGGAGGAGCTCATGAAGGGTGAAATAATTGATGGTAACAACTTGTTGAATGCAAAAAATGATGATGGTAATACAGTCTTGCATTTGGCTGCTCTACAAAAACATTTTGAG atgaTGAAACACTTGCTAGCAACACCGGGAATTGAACCAAATGCAATGAACAACAATGGTCTAACATCCTTAGATTTGGTAGAAAATTCTCCTAGAGACTTGAGAGGACTTGAGCTGCTTAACTTCCTTCTACGATCTAACGCTATGCAACGATCAACCAACCTTCATTCTTCTCTTACACCAATAGAAACCCAACCATTAACATCACATTCTGGGCCATTTAGGCCCAAGAAgtcatggaaaatatttttcacCTTTAATGGTAATAACCAATTGGAAGATATGAAAGGTGAAATAATAATTATCGCGGCTATAATAGCCGCGACAAATGCATTGCCCATGATCTACATGAGGGTAAATGGGCCGGATTTAACCGAACAATACTCAACCAACTCGGCTTCATTTGTGCCTGCTGTTACGATAATGTCGTTACTAATAGCCGGTTTTCCCTTAAGCAACAAGCTTTGTGCTTGGGTTGTGATACAAAGTTTGTACACTTCTATGGGATTTTTGGGTTTGGATTACCTTGGAGCAATAGTATCCAACGAAGGTCGATACTCATCCGTGAATTTCGTGTTTGTTTTCGTgtcgatttggtttgggttgcTTATGTTAGTAAGTGCACTTAATATCATTCGTTTGGTTGTGTGGATAGTAACGAGCATCAAAATGTGCATGAAGCGTAGGAGGTTGAGAGGTAGAAGAGATAATGGTTTGACAAATCCTTAA
- the LOC110803726 gene encoding ankyrin repeat-containing protein At5g02620 produces MEMDKRLYEASLEGNVSILKALIQEDPLILDRISPTFFQDTPLHIATLRGHFEFARAVLGHNHRLATEADSLGHLPLHVASAKGHVEIVRELLRVGPAGSCLARSKDGKLPLHLAIMKGVRVEVLTELARASPESTRLRVDKGDYVLHLCVKYDNLDAFQLLVDLLKKESDDNNLLINARNDDGNTILHLAALHKNLEITKYLVATPGIELNAVNNNGLTALDLLENSPKDVKGLELLNFFLLQPNLQQPSTNTNNHSSIPPSKLTIQQHKPTTTTTTTTRRKKSPWKRFFTFNDNNTKHLEDMKGAILLTAAIIVTINALPIIYLNVNGPDIPDQFSINSGSFVPAVMIIVLLVSGIPLNNKFCAWLVIQLMYSAIGFMGLNYIGQMISTESRYSKLDIALILTYIWFLLLIIVSALNIIRLVVYGVTSIKRFVKRRKLRGRRENNDFSIA; encoded by the exons atggAAATGGATAAGAGACTGTATGAAGCTTCTCTTGAAGGAAATGTATCAATTTTGAAAGCATTAATCCAAGAAGATCCCTTAATTCTTGATAGAATTTCCCCAACTTTCTTTCAAgacacccctttacacattgcAACCTTACGCGGGCACTTCGAGTTTGCACGGGCCGTGCTCGGTCACAACCACCGCCTCGCCACCGAGGCTGACTCGCTCGGCCACTTGCCCCTCCATGTCGCTTCCGCTAAGGGACACGTGGAGATTGTCCGTGAGCTTTTACGTGTGGGTCCGGCGGGTTCCTGCCTGGCTCGTAGCAAGGATGGGAAGTTGCCCCTTCATTTGGCGATCATGAAGGGTGTCCGAGTTGAGGTGTTGACCGAGTTGGCCCGGGCGAGTCCTGAGTCAACTCGGTTAAGGGTGGATAAGGGGGATTATGTGTTGCACTTGTGTGTTAAGTATGATAACTTGGATGCTTTCCAACTGTTGGTGGATTTGTTAAAGAAGGAAAGTGATGATAACAACTTGTtaataaatgcaagaaatgatgaTGGCAATACTATCTTGCATTTGGCTGCTCTACACAAAAATTTAGAG ATTACAAAATACTTGGTAGCAACACCAGGCATTGAACTAAATGCAGTGAACAACAATGGTCTTACAGCCCTAGACTTACTCGAAAATTCGCCAAAAGACGTTAAAGGACTCGAACTACTCAACTTCTTTCTCCTTCAACCCAACTTACAACAACCATCAACCAATACCAACAACCATTCTTCAATCCCACCATCAAAATTAACTATCCAACAACAcaaaccaacaacaacaacaacaacaacaacaaggcgTAAGAAGTCGCCATGGAAGCGCTTTTTCACCTTCAATGATAACAACACTAAGCATTTGGAAGAcatgaaaggtgcaatattatTAACCGCAGCAATAATAGTCACAATCAATGCATTACCCATCATCTACTTGAACGTAAACGGGCCGGATATACCCGACCAATTCTCAATAAACTCGGGTTCATTTGTACCCGCTGTTATGATTATAGTGTTGTTGGTAAGTGGTATACCTTTAAACAACAAGTTTTGTGCTTGGTTGGTTATACAGTTGATGTATAGTGCAATCGGGTTTATGGGTTTGAATTACATTGGACAAATGATATCAACAGAAAGTCGATACTCGAAACTGGATATAGCTCTTATTCTAACGTATATTTGGTTCTTGTTGTTGATAATAGTCAGTGCACTGAATATTATCCGGTTGGTTGTGTATGGTGTAACGAGCATCAAACGGTTTGTGAAGAGAAGGAAGTTGCGTGGTAGAAGAGAGAACAATGATTTTTCAATTGCTTGA